In one window of Pseudopipra pipra isolate bDixPip1 chromosome 27, bDixPip1.hap1, whole genome shotgun sequence DNA:
- the UBXN6 gene encoding UBX domain-containing protein 6, whose product MRKFFQEIKADLKFKTAGPGQKLSEPSRAPREKPKAEAAPKPRQAPTDEAQMAAAAALARLELKPKGKAPSCSQESIKNQVRRELMAEAAASEKGLPEEEKEQEEGAAAPSVSGVYFICPLTGAVVRKDQKEKHLREAIQAHFSVDPVAASIMEIHTFNKDREKVRVGVETMAKYLDNIYLHPEEEKYRKIKLQNKVFQERISCLEGAHKFFQAVGFETKTLPVPGQDSPEEQFYVLREEVLARLEQLKDSKEQLLSSEPLRARLDRQLRLFQPSPQAARFELPDDFYNLSAEEIRREQRLRTEAVEKASMLRTRAMREKEEQREMRKYNYTLLRVRFPDGYILQGTFYAREAVSVLYSFVREALREDWLPFELLGPGGVKLTDENLAFNECGLVPSALLSLSWDAAVMADIEAAAEEQPQSPLRPELLARVQTLP is encoded by the exons ATGCGCAAGTTCTTCCAGGAGATCAAGGCCGACCTGAAGTTCAAGACGGCGGGGCCCGGGCAGAAGCTCTCGGAGCCGTCCCG GGCCCCCAGGGAGAAGCCCAAAGCCGAGGCGGCCCCGAAGCCCCGCCAGGCCCCGACGGACGAGGCTCAGatggcggcggccgcggcgctgGCCCGGCTCGAGCTGAAGCCCAAGGGAAAGGCGCCTTCCTGCTCCCAGGAATCCATCAAGAACCAGG TGAGGAGAGAGCTGATggctgaggcagctgccagCGAGAAGGGGCTCCCCgaggaggagaag gagcaggaggaaggggcaGCCGCTCCCTCTGTCTCGGGGGTCTATTTTATCTGCCCCTTGACCGGGGCCGTCGTGAGGAAAGATCAGAAGGAAAAGCACCTCCGGGAAGCCATCCAGGCA cacTTCTCCGTGGATCCAGTGGCTGCTTCCATCATGGAGATCCACACCTTCAACAAGGACCGGGAGAAGGTCCGGGTGGGTGTGGAGACCATGGCCAA GTACCTGGACAACATCTACCTCCATCCAGAGGAGGAGAAATACCGGAAAATCAAACTGCAGAACAAGGTGTTTCAG GAAAGGATAAGCTGCTTGGAAGGGGCACACAAGTTTTTCCAGGCCGTGGGGTTTGAGACAAAAACGCTGCCTGTTCCAGGACAAG ACAGCCCCGAGGAGCAGTTCTACGTGCtcagggaggaggtgctggccaggctggagcagctcaaggactccaaggagcagctgctgagctcGGAGCCGCTCCGGGCCCGGCTGGACCGGCAGCTCCGCCTGTTCCAGCCCTCCCCGCAGGCCGCCCGCTTCGAGCTGCCCGACGACTTCTACAACCTGAGCGCCGAGGAGATCCGCCGGGAACAGCGGCTGCG GACAGAGGCGGTGGAGAAGGCGTCCATGCTGAGGACAAGAGCCatgagggagaaggaggagcagagggagatgAGGAAGTACAACTACACCCTGCTCCGGGTGCGCTTTCCCGACGGATACATCCTCCAAG GGACTTTTTATGCCCGGGAAGCAGTGTCTGTGCTCTACAGCTTTGTGAGGGAAGCACTCAGAGAGGACTGGCTGCCCTTTGAGCTCCTGGGACCTGGAGGGGTCAAACTGACTGATGAGAACTTGGCCTTCAATGAATGTGGGCTG GTGCCCTCGGCCCTCCTGAGCCTGAGCTGGGACGCCGCAGTCATGGCAGACATCGAGGCAGCGGcagaggagcagccccagagccccctgAGGCCGGAGCTCCTGGCCAGGGTGCAGACCCTCCCCTGA